The Bradyrhizobium barranii subsp. barranii genome segment GCATTCCGAAGCCCGGCGAAACCGTGCTGGTGTTCGGCGTCAACGGCAAGGTCGGTCAGGCCGCGGTCCAGATCGCGACCTGGCAGGGCGCGCGCGTCATCGGCGTGGTGCGTAAGGCGGAAGCCTACGAGGGCCATGCCAACGCAGCCATCGAGGTGATTGACGCCTCGGCGACCGATGTCGCCACGCGCGTGCGCGAACTGACCGGCGGCAAGGGGGTCGACATCGTCTTCAACACCGTCGGCGATCCCTATTTCCAGGCCGCGCACAAATCGCTCGGATTGCGCGGCCGCCAGATCCTGATCGCCGCGATCGACCGCATCGTGCAGTTCAACATTCTCGAATTCTACCGCGGGCAACACACCTATGTCGGCATCGACACGCTCGGGCTGTCCTCGGCCGCAACCGGCGCGGTGCTGCACGACCTCGGCCCCGGCTTTGCGAGCGGTCACCTGAAGCCGTTCCCGATCAACGCGAATGCCGTCTATCCGCTGGAGCGCGCCAAGGAGGCCTATGTCGCGGTCGCCGGTTCGTCGCGGGATCGCGTGATCCTGAAGCCTTGACCATGGACTCGTCCACTCAACTCGTCATCCTCGCCGGCCTCATCATCGGACTCATCTATGGCGCCGTGGGCCTGCTCAGCGGCTTCTGCCTGATGAGCAGCATGCGCGGCTGGCTGGCCGAA includes the following:
- a CDS encoding quinone oxidoreductase family protein, translated to MSPADRETVEARCVRLNAKADNAAAIAPLIEHHMLARGPKDLLIEIRAAAVNPSDVKAATGLMPYAVFPRTPGRDYAGVVIDGPADTIGREVFGSSGDLGIRRDGTHASHLVVEADAVVEKPKTVSWEEAAGIGVPFVTAMEGFRRAGIPKPGETVLVFGVNGKVGQAAVQIATWQGARVIGVVRKAEAYEGHANAAIEVIDASATDVATRVRELTGGKGVDIVFNTVGDPYFQAAHKSLGLRGRQILIAAIDRIVQFNILEFYRGQHTYVGIDTLGLSSAATGAVLHDLGPGFASGHLKPFPINANAVYPLERAKEAYVAVAGSSRDRVILKP